The genomic stretch CCCCCATGTACACCCAGGTCAATGGCGTCCGGCTCTTCTTCGATGTGGATGGTGAGAATCTCGCCGCCGATGGCGCCGAGATGCGGGAGAAGCCGACGCTGATCCTGCTTCACGGTGGGCCGGGCTTCGATCATTCGATGTGGAAGCCGGATTTCCAGCAGCTCCGTGACCAGGTGCAGATCGTGTACCTGGACCACCGGGGGAACGGGCGCAGCGAGCACGGGCCGAGAGAGCATTGGAACCTGGATCAGTGGGCCGATGATGTGCGCGGGCTTTGTGACGCGCTGGGGATCGAGCGTCCAATCGTGATGGGGCAATCTTTTGGAGGAATGGTCGCCATCGCCTATGCCGCGCGGCATCCGGAGCATCCGTCGAAGCTGGTCTTTTCGAGTACGTCGGCGCGTATGAACTTGCCTCGGATGCTGGACCGATTCCTGGAGGTCGGAGGTGAGCAGGCGCGAGGGGCCGCGGAACGCTTCTGGACGCAGCCCAGCCTCGAAA from bacterium encodes the following:
- a CDS encoding alpha/beta hydrolase; the protein is MYTQVNGVRLFFDVDGENLAADGAEMREKPTLILLHGGPGFDHSMWKPDFQQLRDQVQIVYLDHRGNGRSEHGPREHWNLDQWADDVRGLCDALGIERPIVMGQSFGGMVAIAYAARHPEHPSKLVFSSTSARMNLPRMLDRFLEVGGEQARGAAERFWTQPSLETLPEYTRNAVSVYGSKPASPEEFGRVRMNLDVLFHFAGDEGSRFDYLDRLERVQCPTLVLGGTRDPVCPIEDQDEIAAVMPEKWVRYERFEGCGHGVFRDDPERGMAVIRAFLEA